From Candidatus Amoebophilus asiaticus 5a2, the proteins below share one genomic window:
- a CDS encoding sel1 repeat family protein, giving the protein MNILKISKDKSFSLLQFLLVIISFHLIACGSSTKRTNENGNDSLDMKLNTNKLVGTQKNIELTIELSNANKNIVLQNFRLKVTLLEEIGGKDSQISYIDKKGISHAGISLHESLPYFTTSKELTASEHTLKIEFGLLPTKPVKKLSAKFELFDDQAKLIKDCTVVWEAEKIDLELIQTSAQSLKGNEPIQLVIKNQGSLKINDHELKLKVVRKVGSVAVIEESIIQNNEIYVAVGEIGTNNQIKRVLKVSPGTDNRAHFIFQLWYQGNPVGNSVEVIWEKGAWLTIKDVSYDTHTGQIAYKISNQGTEIAKGVKLFYYTNTLQQKLGGKQVLTPIWQEISIESLESGQQTAGQILNKLGFDNGKNTKLIVKLSYRNTDKIISFGQQEIYFEPSSIIDGKISGKIAEASQDKAPDAADYTTSTANGQVPMQANDSLKYNNSAPTLSNSTPLPFPTSTSITGDNTQRDTFSLAGEKISAANEQELAQLNDSLKDNNSPPTLDSTPLTTDKLNRDTSTLAGKNTSTVAAPVYTQLDGKSELIESVIEELSSRMALQFTTKDALKENDVNKTPAISSSKIETAIDEKIINRAKEKIGLLETDIVESQEDSFTVDYSYFIIPISQAISLKLQGKEPIEIELNFKGKIDTVDHSFEDKEIGIVEITNSGNLPINTKNIHIRLFNTKGIHFKLGNRAANSRISTTLNKFLTNSELQPGESIIIQLQLHSNGAQVETFMANLTLELFDEQQNILIKENLVWLNRHHKLYKSVKKFARIIEKYKKEFDEIVKKAETNFKAACEQHHSNTKNKKHLEEWKSTLKSVMLQLEAFCQLKKQYEIGINLALQELNTQIGSYNTKGRLFTIRSFIDTAKVNADNFILESKQFYLFNLENTKNWIIYINKLIEHRVQTELMKVNVDDRIETIKNAAHSVVAPRNPSTPITAQSPLILRIELVEWLNHLIKLASDVEEQNINTAAENFDNTFIDAVRRYVKVASDAENAANLCIEKAKDSIAESFFKYILKAEKQIKSEADNTKVAKLYQLIAEAYQFLAEFDYALLNLAALIQDVKAAHNAAIQASDAAKKISKNKAENSEANQAARAAYSATIAIYKYLKSAFDIYEMKKKETPADYYDISLKYIKDTIQTLSEIRDEYLNSKDLDE; this is encoded by the coding sequence ATGAATATCTTAAAAATTTCTAAAGATAAAAGTTTTAGTCTACTTCAATTTCTTCTTGTTATTATCAGTTTTCACTTGATTGCCTGCGGATCAAGCACAAAACGGACTAATGAGAATGGAAATGATAGCTTGGATATGAAATTAAATACTAATAAGCTTGTAGGTACACAGAAAAATATTGAGCTCACTATCGAGTTAAGTAATGCTAATAAGAATATAGTGTTGCAGAACTTTAGATTAAAAGTTACACTATTAGAGGAAATAGGAGGAAAAGATAGCCAAATAAGTTATATAGATAAAAAGGGTATATCTCATGCTGGCATATCATTACATGAATCACTCCCATATTTTACTACAAGTAAAGAATTAACTGCAAGTGAGCATACATTAAAAATAGAATTTGGATTACTCCCTACTAAACCAGTAAAAAAACTATCGGCTAAATTTGAACTTTTTGATGATCAAGCTAAACTGATTAAAGATTGTACTGTAGTATGGGAAGCGGAAAAAATTGATCTAGAATTAATACAAACTAGTGCACAATCATTAAAAGGTAACGAGCCTATTCAGTTAGTAATAAAAAATCAAGGTAGTTTAAAAATAAATGATCATGAATTAAAATTGAAGGTGGTGAGAAAAGTTGGAAGTGTTGCTGTGATAGAAGAATCTATAATTCAAAACAATGAAATTTATGTAGCAGTAGGCGAAATAGGAACCAACAATCAGATAAAGAGAGTTCTAAAAGTTAGCCCTGGTACAGATAACAGAGCTCATTTTATTTTTCAATTATGGTATCAAGGAAACCCGGTAGGCAATAGTGTAGAGGTAATATGGGAGAAAGGTGCTTGGCTAACAATTAAAGACGTATCATATGACACACATACAGGGCAAATTGCTTACAAGATTAGTAACCAGGGGACAGAGATTGCAAAAGGAGTAAAATTATTTTATTATACCAATACACTTCAACAGAAGCTTGGAGGAAAACAAGTTTTAACTCCTATATGGCAAGAGATATCAATAGAAAGTCTGGAAAGTGGGCAACAGACAGCTGGGCAAATATTAAATAAGTTAGGTTTTGACAATGGTAAGAATACTAAATTAATTGTTAAACTAAGTTATAGGAATACAGACAAAATAATTTCCTTTGGACAACAAGAAATATATTTTGAGCCTTCTAGTATAATAGATGGAAAAATTAGTGGTAAAATTGCAGAAGCGTCGCAAGATAAGGCGCCTGATGCAGCAGATTATACTACTTCTACTGCTAATGGACAGGTACCTATGCAAGCCAATGATAGCTTAAAATATAATAATTCTGCACCAACACTATCAAATAGTACTCCATTACCATTTCCAACCTCTACATCAATAACAGGAGATAATACACAAAGAGATACTTTTTCTTTGGCTGGCGAGAAAATATCTGCTGCTAATGAACAGGAGTTAGCACAATTGAATGATAGCTTAAAAGATAATAATTCTCCACCAACATTAGATAGTACTCCGTTAACAACAGATAAGCTTAACAGAGATACTTCTACATTAGCTGGCAAAAATACATCTACTGTAGCTGCCCCAGTGTATACTCAGTTGGATGGTAAATCGGAACTTATAGAATCTGTAATAGAAGAACTATCTAGTAGGATGGCATTACAATTTACAACAAAAGATGCGCTAAAGGAAAATGATGTTAACAAGACTCCTGCTATTTCAAGTAGTAAAATTGAAACAGCTATTGATGAGAAAATTATTAACCGTGCAAAGGAAAAAATTGGCTTGTTAGAAACTGATATAGTAGAAAGTCAGGAGGATTCATTTACTGTAGATTATTCATATTTTATTATCCCTATCAGTCAAGCAATAAGTTTAAAACTTCAAGGTAAAGAACCTATAGAAATAGAATTAAATTTTAAGGGAAAAATAGATACGGTTGACCATTCTTTCGAGGATAAGGAAATAGGTATTGTTGAAATAACTAATAGCGGAAATTTACCTATAAACACAAAAAATATACATATAAGGCTGTTTAATACTAAAGGTATCCATTTTAAACTGGGGAATAGGGCTGCTAATAGCCGCATTAGTACTACTTTAAATAAATTTTTAACTAATAGCGAACTACAACCAGGAGAGTCTATCATTATACAATTACAACTTCATTCAAATGGTGCACAAGTGGAGACTTTTATGGCTAACCTAACTTTGGAGTTATTTGATGAACAGCAAAATATTTTAATAAAAGAAAACTTAGTGTGGCTAAATAGGCATCATAAGCTTTATAAATCTGTTAAAAAGTTCGCAAGAATTATTGAAAAGTATAAAAAGGAATTTGATGAAATAGTTAAAAAAGCAGAAACTAATTTTAAGGCTGCTTGTGAACAGCATCATTCTAATACTAAGAATAAAAAGCACCTAGAAGAATGGAAAAGTACATTGAAATCTGTAATGTTACAATTAGAAGCTTTTTGCCAACTGAAGAAACAATATGAAATTGGGATCAATTTGGCTCTGCAAGAACTCAATACACAAATTGGTAGTTATAATACAAAAGGCAGGCTATTTACTATCAGAAGTTTTATAGATACAGCCAAAGTTAATGCTGATAATTTTATACTAGAGTCTAAACAATTTTATCTTTTTAATCTTGAAAATACGAAGAATTGGATTATCTATATTAATAAGCTGATTGAGCACAGAGTACAAACAGAATTAATGAAAGTAAATGTGGATGACCGTATTGAAACTATTAAAAATGCTGCTCATTCTGTTGTGGCCCCTAGAAATCCAAGCACACCAATTACAGCACAAAGTCCTTTAATATTAAGAATAGAGTTAGTGGAATGGCTTAATCATTTAATAAAGCTTGCATCTGATGTAGAGGAACAAAATATAAATACAGCAGCCGAAAATTTTGACAACACATTTATAGACGCTGTGAGGAGATATGTTAAAGTGGCTAGCGACGCTGAAAATGCAGCTAATTTATGTATTGAAAAAGCTAAAGATTCTATAGCTGAATCTTTTTTTAAATATATTTTAAAAGCAGAAAAGCAAATTAAATCTGAGGCTGATAACACAAAAGTAGCAAAACTATATCAGTTGATAGCTGAAGCTTATCAGTTTCTTGCTGAATTTGATTATGCTCTTTTAAATTTAGCAGCACTAATACAAGATGTTAAGGCTGCACATAACGCTGCTATACAAGCCAGTGATGCTGCCAAAAAGATAAGTAAAAATAAAGCAGAAAACAGTGAGGCAAACCAAGCTGCTAGAGCTGCTTATAGTGCTACTATTGCCATTTACAAGTATCTCAAATCTGCTTTTGATATTTATGAAATGAAGAAAAAAGAAACTCCTGCCGATTACTATGACATTAGCTTAAAATATATAAAAGATACCATTCAAACCCTTTCGGAGATACGTGATGAATATCTCAATTCAAAAGACTTAGATGAATAG
- a CDS encoding carboxypeptidase M32, whose product MSDRTNNYLKLENRLKQITHLKNIASLAHWDAEINLPTASTANRHQELATLAEIIHQMSVAKELGDLIEAATQEVSELNEWQKANLALIRRTYEHAQCISPKLQHSYTMAISECEYIWRDARKNSNFKQLVPHLNQVFEISRTIADCKAKHFQKDPYDMLMDTYEADSSAKEIQEVFDVLKRELPKLIEKITAKQQNEKIIPLSEKIDINTQKAIGLHIMERMGFDMDKGRLDISAHPFCSGSNDDVRLTTRYNENNFITGLFGIIHEAGHGLYQQNLPEAYRNQPVGHYKGMAFHESQSLIMECQAGTSLEFIQYLAKLLHDNFGLKSPAYSAENLYKLVTRVQPSFIRVDADEATYPLHVILRFEIEQAIIKDRVQAEDLPNLWNTKMQEYLGIVPANDREGCMQDVHWSAGLLGYFSCYTNGAIIASMLMKAAQEKYPAIKSQLSEGNFQNLNNYLNQHLRNLGSLKGSTELLKTATGFEKINPNIFLEYLTNKYLAS is encoded by the coding sequence ATGTCAGATAGAACAAACAATTACTTAAAACTTGAAAATAGGTTAAAACAAATTACCCACTTAAAGAATATTGCTTCACTTGCTCATTGGGATGCAGAAATTAATCTACCTACAGCTTCTACAGCCAACCGACATCAAGAACTAGCGACGCTAGCAGAAATTATTCACCAAATGTCGGTTGCCAAAGAATTAGGTGATTTAATTGAAGCCGCAACTCAAGAAGTGAGCGAGCTTAATGAGTGGCAAAAGGCTAACCTGGCACTCATTAGAAGAACTTATGAGCATGCACAATGCATTAGCCCTAAGTTACAACACTCATATACTATGGCTATTAGTGAGTGTGAATATATTTGGCGAGATGCACGCAAAAACAGTAATTTCAAACAGCTGGTTCCACACTTAAACCAAGTTTTTGAGATTTCCCGCACTATAGCAGATTGTAAAGCTAAGCACTTCCAAAAAGATCCTTATGACATGCTCATGGATACTTATGAAGCAGATAGCAGCGCAAAAGAAATTCAGGAAGTATTTGATGTACTTAAGCGCGAATTACCTAAGCTTATTGAGAAGATTACAGCTAAACAACAAAATGAAAAAATCATCCCACTTTCTGAGAAAATAGATATAAATACACAAAAAGCTATTGGCTTGCACATTATGGAAAGGATGGGATTTGATATGGATAAAGGACGTTTAGATATTTCTGCACATCCTTTTTGTAGTGGCTCCAATGATGACGTAAGGCTTACCACTCGCTATAATGAAAATAATTTTATAACAGGTTTATTTGGTATTATACATGAGGCAGGGCATGGTTTATATCAGCAGAATCTTCCAGAAGCATATAGAAACCAGCCAGTTGGCCATTATAAAGGTATGGCTTTTCATGAAAGCCAATCTTTAATTATGGAATGCCAAGCAGGCACCTCTTTAGAATTTATACAGTACTTAGCAAAGCTTTTACATGATAATTTTGGGTTAAAAAGCCCTGCCTATTCTGCAGAAAACTTATATAAACTAGTAACCAGGGTCCAGCCTAGCTTTATTCGTGTAGATGCCGATGAGGCCACTTATCCTTTACATGTCATACTGCGATTTGAAATTGAACAAGCCATCATTAAAGATAGAGTGCAAGCAGAGGATCTGCCAAACTTATGGAACACTAAAATGCAGGAGTACTTGGGTATTGTTCCTGCTAACGATAGAGAAGGATGTATGCAAGATGTACACTGGTCAGCTGGCTTATTAGGTTACTTTTCTTGCTATACTAATGGGGCGATTATTGCTAGTATGCTCATGAAGGCTGCACAAGAAAAGTACCCTGCTATTAAAAGCCAATTAAGCGAGGGTAATTTCCAGAATTTAAATAACTATCTCAATCAGCACTTAAGAAATTTAGGTTCTCTAAAAGGTTCTACTGAATTACTTAAAACTGCAACAGGATTTGAAAAAATCAATCCTAATATTTTCTTAGAATACTTAACCAATAAGTATTTGGCATCATAG